The following coding sequences lie in one Rutidosis leptorrhynchoides isolate AG116_Rl617_1_P2 chromosome 6, CSIRO_AGI_Rlap_v1, whole genome shotgun sequence genomic window:
- the LOC139855662 gene encoding uncharacterized protein, with the protein MTFTCSKSIAPRLKYMKHPIFGKLTPEHYNFYMTTASSQITSPNLESTSSGPTISNDEKPRSLQDIKEINVENSDSKVIVAFNELQQLQNLEKIHVKRCIWPKNIFEVALEVTDSEFNNESQTSVVKLPKLREVVLEELSWLEYLWQSNQWRQLELPNLTRLSIHNCDRLIRVFTTSMVGSFMQLQELQVTHCCAMWQIVMEDDDSERKVLPCLKSLKLEHLPRIKGFCLWEKEFLLPSLTTLVIKECPDLSVFTKGFVAATELKVIETNEGLIDIGEQDINSYIITNKQKVFG; encoded by the exons ATGACTTTCACGTGTAGTAAGTCAATAGCTCCAAGGCTCAAATACATGAAACATCCAATCTTTGGCAAATTAACTCCTGAACATTATAACTTCTATATGACGACCGCTTCATCTCAG ATCACGTCCCCGAATTTAGAGAGTACAAGCTCTGGCCCTACAATTTCAAATGATGAGAAACCTCGCTCTTTACAAGATATTAAAGAGATAAATGTGGAAAACTCAGATAGCAAAGTGATCGTTGCATTCAACGAGTTGCAACAACTACAAAATCTTGAAAAGATTCATGTAAAGAGGTGTATTTGGCcaaagaatatttttgaagtagcatTGGAAGTGACAGAtagtgaatttaacaacgaatcacAAACTAGTGTTGTGAAACTTCCAAAACTAAGAGAGGTGGTCTTAGAAGAGCTAAGCTGGTTGGAATATCTATGGCAGAGCAATCAGTGGAGACAGCTGGAGCTACCGAACCTGACAAGACTTTCTATTCATAATTGCGATAGATTAATACGTGTATTTACAACTTCGATGGTTGGTAGTTTCATGCAACTCCAAGAGCTGCAGGTAACACATTGCTGTGCAATGTGGCAAATTGTCATGGAAGATGATGACTCTGAGAGAAAAGTGTTACCTTGTCTAAAGTCTTTAAAACTTGAACATCTTCCACGTATAAAAGGATTTTGCTTATGGGAGAAGGAGTTTTTGTTGCCATCATTGACTACCTTGGTAATCAAAGAATGTCCGGATCTATCAGTTTTCACCAAGGGGTTTGTGGCTGCTACAGAGCTAAAAGTAATAGAGACAAATGAAGGCTTGATTGATATAGGGGAACAAGACATCAACTCCTATATAATTACCAATAAACAAAAGGTATTTGGTTAA